A genomic window from Arthrobacter sp. FW305-BF8 includes:
- a CDS encoding VOC family protein, whose product MDWKLELVFVPVSDVDRAKDFYVHKVGFNADYDERPMDGLRFVQLTPPGSGCSIAIGEGLNDAPPGTAPSLQLVVSDINEAHSQLKANGVDVSDVDVQDWGHFVYFADPDGNKWAVQYLPNRPNG is encoded by the coding sequence ATGGACTGGAAACTTGAACTCGTCTTCGTACCCGTGTCCGATGTCGACCGCGCCAAGGACTTCTACGTACACAAGGTCGGCTTCAACGCGGATTATGACGAACGGCCCATGGACGGGCTCCGCTTCGTCCAGCTGACCCCACCCGGTTCGGGCTGCTCCATTGCCATCGGGGAGGGGCTGAACGATGCTCCTCCGGGCACGGCGCCCAGCCTTCAGCTGGTGGTCAGCGACATCAATGAAGCGCACAGCCAGCTCAAGGCCAACGGCGTGGACGTCAGCGACGTGGACGTCCAGGACTGGGGGCACTTCGTTTACTTCGCCGACCCGGACGGCAACAAATGGGCGGTGCAGTACCTTCCGAACCGGCCGAACGGCTGA
- a CDS encoding HAD-IA family hydrolase — protein sequence MSLPAESATTTLSARAVLFDMDGTLVDSTAIVERVWTEFAGRYGLDIAEILRTSHGVQALDTVRRFAPEGSDVHALAAELGRMELTETAGIVAVPGALQLLESLPADAVALVTSASRDLATVRMAAAGVEMPAAVVTSEDVSRGKPHPEGYLLGASLLGADPTEAVVFEDAPAGIAAGVAAGIRTVAVGPNTGVLPDGVLHIPDYSAVSASVETGQDGRPAISLRL from the coding sequence ATGAGCCTTCCTGCCGAGTCCGCCACCACCACGCTGTCAGCCCGCGCCGTCCTGTTCGACATGGACGGCACCCTGGTAGATTCCACGGCCATCGTGGAGCGGGTGTGGACCGAGTTCGCCGGACGCTACGGCCTTGATATTGCGGAAATCCTCCGCACGTCCCACGGAGTCCAGGCGCTGGATACTGTCCGCCGCTTCGCTCCGGAGGGGTCCGACGTCCATGCCCTGGCGGCCGAGCTGGGACGCATGGAACTGACCGAGACAGCCGGCATCGTCGCCGTGCCGGGTGCGCTGCAGCTGCTCGAGTCCCTGCCGGCCGACGCCGTGGCCCTGGTGACGTCTGCGTCGCGCGACCTCGCCACCGTCCGGATGGCGGCGGCAGGGGTGGAGATGCCGGCAGCGGTTGTCACGTCCGAGGACGTGTCCCGCGGCAAACCGCACCCCGAAGGCTACCTGCTCGGCGCGTCCCTGCTCGGGGCAGACCCCACGGAGGCGGTGGTGTTCGAGGACGCTCCCGCTGGCATCGCGGCGGGAGTCGCCGCCGGTATCCGGACCGTCGCGGTGGGCCCGAACACCGGCGTCCTTCCCGACGGCGTGCTGCACATCCCGGACTACAGCGCCGTTTCCGCCTCGGTGGAAACCGGCCAGGACGGGCGCCCGGCGATCTCCCTGCGGCTGTAG
- a CDS encoding ArnT family glycosyltransferase — protein MSTTVTPPDRTTDQTIDPTTDPSASTADPAPPRASTGSNPERTRRTGRASRLLVGNQPRWIRPSAAALLAFTAVLYLWNLEATGYANSFYAAAIQAGTKDWTALLFGSLDAGNAITVDKPPAALWIPALVGRVFGFSPLSMLVPQALMGVAAVGLLYLTVKRISGPATGLLAGGVLALTPVAALMFRFNNPDAMLTLCLVLAAYLTTRAIEKAGWKWLAAAGAVIGLAFLTKMLQGFLIVPGLALAYLWAAPTNLGKRFLHLLAAASGILLVAGSYISLFQLTPVTGRPYMAGSEANSFLELTFGYNGLGRITGVEGGGGGMPVGGGGGMGGNVGFGGAAGIARMFGASFGGEVSWLLPSALILLVAGLWFTRREARTSRTRAALVLWGGWLLVTAGILSFMSGTVHPYYAVALAPAIATLVGIGSVELWRGRAYVPARITLAGTVLASSVWSAVLLGRDATWLPWIRVAVVILGVLAAVALLLRLDSLRAVPARFRKAATATVVAVSLLAGGLGSTAWTFATTAQPHSGSIPTSGPTASAMGAPGGQGGRAGFAGPGGSGSGLADGSGLADGSGTANSELTALLKASTAKWSGIVSGASQAASLELATGTSVIALGGWNGGDPYPTLVQFQEMVANGEIGYFISGGGMGGGGGRGGSSEVATWVAANFEAQTVGNSTVYKLTD, from the coding sequence ATGAGCACCACCGTCACTCCCCCAGATCGGACGACAGATCAGACGATCGACCCGACAACAGATCCATCGGCAAGCACGGCGGACCCCGCGCCGCCCCGTGCCAGCACAGGTTCCAACCCGGAACGAACCCGCCGGACCGGCAGGGCATCCCGGCTGCTCGTAGGAAACCAGCCGCGCTGGATCCGGCCCTCCGCGGCAGCGCTGCTGGCATTCACCGCCGTGCTCTACCTGTGGAACCTCGAAGCCACGGGATACGCCAACTCCTTCTATGCCGCAGCCATCCAGGCTGGTACCAAAGACTGGACAGCGCTGCTGTTCGGCTCCCTCGACGCCGGCAATGCGATCACCGTGGACAAGCCCCCGGCGGCCCTGTGGATTCCCGCCCTCGTAGGCCGGGTCTTTGGTTTTTCGCCCCTGAGCATGCTGGTGCCGCAGGCACTCATGGGGGTGGCGGCCGTCGGGCTCCTTTACCTGACGGTCAAGCGCATCTCCGGACCCGCGACGGGACTGCTCGCCGGCGGCGTGCTGGCGCTGACTCCGGTGGCAGCGCTGATGTTCCGGTTCAACAACCCTGACGCGATGCTCACCTTGTGCCTGGTGCTGGCCGCCTACCTGACCACCCGTGCCATTGAAAAGGCAGGCTGGAAGTGGCTGGCCGCAGCCGGCGCCGTGATCGGCCTGGCGTTCCTGACCAAGATGCTCCAGGGCTTCCTGATCGTTCCCGGCCTCGCACTGGCCTACCTCTGGGCCGCCCCGACGAACCTCGGCAAGCGATTCCTGCACCTCCTCGCCGCTGCAAGCGGCATCCTGCTGGTGGCCGGCAGCTACATCTCCCTGTTCCAGCTGACGCCGGTCACGGGCAGGCCCTACATGGCCGGATCCGAAGCCAACAGCTTCCTGGAACTGACCTTCGGCTACAACGGCCTGGGCCGCATCACCGGCGTCGAAGGCGGCGGTGGCGGCATGCCCGTCGGCGGTGGCGGCGGCATGGGCGGGAATGTCGGTTTCGGCGGTGCCGCCGGGATCGCCCGGATGTTCGGGGCCAGCTTCGGCGGCGAGGTGTCCTGGCTGCTTCCCTCGGCCCTGATCCTGCTGGTTGCGGGCCTGTGGTTCACCCGCCGTGAAGCACGCACATCCCGTACCCGCGCGGCCCTGGTCCTCTGGGGCGGCTGGCTGCTGGTCACCGCCGGCATCCTGAGCTTCATGAGCGGAACTGTCCACCCGTACTACGCCGTTGCGCTGGCCCCGGCGATCGCCACACTGGTGGGCATCGGCTCCGTGGAACTGTGGCGCGGCCGCGCTTACGTGCCGGCACGGATCACGCTGGCCGGCACGGTCCTGGCGTCGTCGGTCTGGTCCGCGGTGCTGCTGGGACGCGACGCCACCTGGCTGCCCTGGATCAGGGTGGCCGTGGTGATCCTCGGCGTGCTGGCCGCTGTCGCACTGCTGCTCCGGCTCGATTCGCTCCGGGCTGTTCCCGCCCGGTTCCGCAAGGCGGCAACGGCTACCGTCGTGGCGGTTTCGCTGCTGGCCGGCGGGCTCGGCAGTACTGCGTGGACCTTCGCCACGACGGCGCAGCCCCATTCCGGATCAATTCCGACGTCGGGTCCCACCGCCTCTGCGATGGGCGCACCGGGCGGGCAGGGCGGACGCGCCGGCTTTGCCGGACCGGGTGGCTCCGGCTCGGGCCTGGCAGACGGCTCGGGGCTGGCAGACGGTTCCGGCACGGCGAACTCCGAACTCACCGCGCTGCTCAAGGCCAGCACCGCCAAATGGTCCGGAATTGTTTCCGGCGCCAGCCAGGCGGCCAGCCTGGAACTCGCCACGGGCACCAGCGTGATTGCCCTGGGCGGCTGGAACGGCGGCGACCCCTACCCCACGCTTGTGCAGTTCCAGGAGATGGTGGCCAACGGCGAGATTGGCTACTTCATCTCCGGCGGCGGAATGGGCGGAGGCGGCGGACGCGGCGGAAGCTCCGAGGTGGCCACTTGGGTTGCCGCCAACTTTGAGGCCCAGACCGTGGGCAACTCCACTGTCTACAAGCTGACCGACTAG
- a CDS encoding glycosyltransferase — translation MTITDQASGTPPHSPLRTAHPHARTAGHEPAHSLGGHSRRSPIDTATAVPVLDVTIPVYNEERDLEECLRRLHAYLRGTFPHSFRITVADNASTDGTLKAAERVARELREVTVVHLEEKGRGNALRKVWLASPSPVLAYMDVDLSTDLAALGPLLAPLLSGHSDLAIGTRLARNSRVVRGQKREFISRSYNFMLQSLMGAHFSDAQCGFKAIRADIAQQILPHTVDTAWFFDTELLVLAERCGLRVHEVPVDWTDDPSSSVDIVQTALADVRGMARLSKDMVTGRIPVTELRAALARGPLPAASRGQEQSPGGSLFGQLVRFGTIGVASTLAYLVLFYLCRNLMDPQLANLLALLTTAVANTAANRRFTFGIAGNSDVARHHFEGLLVFGIGLALTAGALALVHSGALPGGTTPDRWVELVTVTAANLAATAVKFLLFRRWVFRRRPAPTNAPADFAASSTNAPADPAASEPSLPQSSAPTTEMTHS, via the coding sequence ATGACCATCACAGACCAGGCCTCCGGAACCCCGCCGCACTCTCCGCTGCGCACCGCGCACCCTCATGCCCGCACCGCGGGGCACGAGCCCGCGCATTCCCTCGGCGGGCACAGCCGGCGGTCGCCCATCGACACCGCCACCGCGGTACCGGTTCTGGACGTGACCATCCCGGTCTACAACGAGGAACGCGACCTGGAGGAGTGCCTGCGCCGGCTCCACGCCTACCTGCGTGGCACGTTCCCGCACTCGTTCCGCATCACCGTCGCGGACAACGCCAGCACCGACGGAACGCTCAAGGCGGCCGAACGGGTGGCCCGGGAACTCCGGGAGGTGACCGTGGTGCACCTTGAGGAAAAGGGCCGCGGCAACGCCCTGCGGAAAGTCTGGTTGGCTTCGCCCTCGCCCGTTCTGGCTTACATGGACGTGGACCTCTCCACCGACCTGGCTGCGCTCGGCCCACTGCTGGCCCCGCTGCTCTCTGGCCACTCGGACCTGGCCATCGGCACGCGGCTGGCCCGCAACTCCCGGGTGGTCCGCGGGCAGAAGCGTGAATTCATCTCCCGCAGCTACAACTTCATGCTGCAGTCCCTGATGGGCGCCCACTTCAGCGATGCGCAGTGCGGCTTCAAGGCCATCCGGGCCGACATCGCCCAGCAGATCCTGCCGCATACCGTGGACACCGCCTGGTTTTTCGACACTGAACTCCTGGTCCTCGCCGAACGGTGCGGCCTCAGGGTCCACGAGGTGCCGGTGGACTGGACCGACGACCCCAGCTCCAGCGTGGACATCGTCCAGACTGCGCTCGCGGATGTCCGCGGCATGGCCCGGCTCAGCAAGGACATGGTGACCGGCCGCATCCCCGTCACCGAACTCCGGGCGGCCCTGGCCCGCGGCCCCCTCCCCGCCGCTTCACGCGGTCAGGAACAGAGCCCGGGCGGCAGCCTGTTCGGCCAGCTGGTCCGGTTCGGCACCATCGGCGTGGCCTCCACTCTGGCCTACCTGGTCCTCTTCTACCTCTGCCGCAACCTGATGGACCCGCAGCTGGCCAATCTGCTGGCCTTGCTCACCACGGCCGTGGCCAACACCGCCGCAAACCGGCGCTTCACGTTCGGCATCGCCGGCAACAGTGATGTTGCCCGCCACCACTTTGAAGGGTTGCTCGTTTTTGGGATCGGGCTCGCCCTCACCGCCGGGGCGCTTGCCCTGGTCCACAGCGGCGCGCTTCCAGGAGGCACGACGCCGGACCGCTGGGTTGAGCTGGTGACCGTCACCGCCGCGAACCTCGCCGCCACCGCCGTGAAGTTCCTGCTGTTCCGGCGGTGGGTCTTCCGACGGCGGCCCGCCCCCACCAACGCTCCCGCAGATTTCGCCGCATCTTCCACCAACGCTCCAGCAGATCCTGCCGCCTCCGAGCCATCCCTCCCGCAGTCATCCGCCCCGACCACAGAAATGACGCACTCATGA
- a CDS encoding HAMP domain-containing sensor histidine kinase, giving the protein MAKLSGAARTQRRRWLKADTWHLRTRLVLVAMALLVAICGAIGLFSYASMDSYLTQQLDKQLSDAAHRSSDFGRPPLGNQGTRPDPLDARGQRVGTVTARIENGAVISAGLIAADSTRASLSPSDNQVLLELRRNGVPVERTLSSGTYRLVAAQAPYGDVIVTGLPLAEKQNTLTSLVWTITIVSLGGLVLIGLAGTVLIRRTMKPLEQLSEVATQVSRLPLDAGEVALAVRVPPSNAHPGTEVGSVGHALNQMLDNVSNALEARQESEMKVRQFVADASHELRTPLTAIRGYTELMRMTEKFTPDGQRSLARVQSQSERMTALVEDLLLLARLDDGQPLKLSDVDLTQLVIETVSDEKVMAPDRAWHLDLPEEPVSVRGDASQLHQVLVNLLSNARKHTPPGTTVTTGVMRSADGSAVITVTDDGAGIPPEFVDKVFARFARADASRVTPAQAPPAPASATATGSIAGAASAQTTLRTPESRGEAGVLSAEGTSGLGLSIVQSIVEAHGGTVEVTSRPGRTEFAVRLPMQGAAPSS; this is encoded by the coding sequence GTGGCAAAACTTTCCGGAGCCGCGCGCACTCAGCGCCGACGCTGGCTAAAGGCGGACACCTGGCACCTCCGCACACGCCTGGTCCTCGTCGCGATGGCTCTCCTCGTGGCCATCTGCGGCGCGATCGGCCTGTTCAGCTACGCCTCGATGGACTCCTATCTGACCCAGCAATTGGACAAGCAGCTCTCGGATGCGGCCCACCGCTCCAGCGACTTCGGCCGTCCGCCGCTCGGCAATCAAGGGACCAGGCCCGATCCATTGGATGCCCGCGGCCAGAGGGTCGGCACGGTCACGGCGCGAATCGAGAACGGCGCCGTCATCAGTGCCGGTCTCATAGCCGCCGACTCCACCCGCGCCTCGCTGTCACCTTCAGACAACCAGGTCCTCCTGGAGCTCCGCCGCAACGGCGTGCCCGTCGAGCGCACACTGTCCTCAGGCACCTACCGCCTGGTCGCCGCGCAGGCGCCGTACGGGGACGTCATCGTCACCGGGCTCCCCCTCGCGGAAAAGCAGAACACCCTGACGTCCCTCGTGTGGACGATTACCATCGTCTCGCTGGGCGGCCTCGTGCTGATCGGCCTGGCCGGGACGGTCCTCATCCGCCGCACCATGAAACCGCTGGAGCAGCTCTCCGAGGTGGCCACCCAGGTCTCGCGCCTGCCGCTGGACGCCGGTGAGGTGGCACTCGCTGTCCGCGTCCCGCCGTCGAACGCCCATCCCGGAACTGAAGTGGGCAGCGTGGGCCACGCCCTGAACCAGATGCTGGACAACGTGTCCAATGCTTTGGAGGCGCGGCAGGAAAGCGAAATGAAGGTGCGGCAATTCGTGGCAGACGCCTCCCATGAGCTCCGGACGCCGCTCACGGCCATCCGCGGCTACACCGAGCTGATGCGCATGACCGAAAAATTCACTCCGGACGGCCAGCGGTCCCTGGCACGCGTGCAGAGCCAGTCAGAACGCATGACCGCCCTGGTGGAGGATCTTCTGCTGCTGGCGCGGCTCGACGACGGGCAGCCGCTCAAGCTCAGCGACGTGGACCTCACACAGCTCGTGATCGAGACCGTCAGCGACGAAAAGGTCATGGCACCGGACCGGGCGTGGCACCTCGACCTTCCCGAAGAACCTGTGTCCGTTCGGGGCGATGCATCGCAGCTGCACCAGGTGCTGGTCAACCTGCTCTCGAATGCCCGCAAGCACACGCCGCCCGGCACCACGGTGACCACCGGCGTGATGCGGTCGGCTGACGGCAGCGCTGTGATTACGGTCACGGACGACGGCGCCGGCATCCCGCCTGAATTCGTGGACAAGGTCTTCGCTCGCTTTGCCCGCGCAGACGCGTCACGTGTGACCCCGGCGCAGGCGCCCCCGGCACCTGCATCCGCAACGGCGACGGGTTCCATTGCCGGTGCCGCTAGCGCCCAAACAACCCTCCGCACCCCCGAATCGCGGGGGGAAGCCGGGGTTCTGTCGGCCGAGGGAACCAGCGGCCTTGGCCTGTCCATCGTGCAGTCCATCGTGGAGGCACACGGCGGGACAGTGGAGGTCACATCCCGGCCTGGCCGGACGGAATTTGCCGTCCGGCTGCCCATGCAAGGCGCCGCGCCGTCGTCGTGA
- a CDS encoding response regulator transcription factor, with protein sequence MATSHSMTNNLPQLTHPDGSPIRALVVDDEPSLSELMSMGLRMAGWSVAIAADGPEAVKLAKEFRPDVLVLDVMLPGFDGVELLGRIRAFAPEVPALFLTAKDAVQDRIVGLAAGGDDYVTKPFSMEEVLLRLHRLVQRSGVAAMDSAELVVGDLVLNLDTREVTRAGDELQLTATQFELLRYLMENPKRVVSKAQILDRVWNYDFGGQANIVELYISYLRKKVDAVHPPMIHTVRGAGYVIKPAE encoded by the coding sequence ATGGCCACTTCGCACTCCATGACCAACAACCTTCCCCAGCTGACCCACCCTGACGGATCCCCCATCCGTGCGCTCGTGGTCGACGACGAGCCGAGCCTCTCAGAACTAATGAGCATGGGCCTGCGCATGGCCGGCTGGTCGGTGGCCATCGCTGCCGACGGCCCCGAGGCCGTGAAGCTCGCCAAGGAGTTCCGCCCGGATGTGCTGGTGCTTGATGTGATGCTTCCCGGATTCGACGGCGTTGAGCTCCTGGGCAGGATCCGCGCCTTCGCGCCGGAGGTCCCGGCGCTGTTCCTCACCGCCAAGGACGCGGTACAGGACCGGATCGTGGGCCTCGCCGCGGGCGGCGACGACTATGTAACCAAGCCGTTCAGCATGGAGGAAGTCCTGCTGCGCCTGCACCGGCTGGTCCAGCGCTCCGGCGTCGCCGCCATGGACTCCGCCGAGCTGGTGGTGGGCGACCTCGTCCTGAACCTCGACACGCGCGAAGTCACCCGCGCCGGCGACGAGCTGCAGCTGACAGCCACCCAGTTCGAGCTGCTGCGCTACCTCATGGAGAACCCCAAGCGCGTGGTCAGCAAGGCCCAGATCCTGGACCGGGTATGGAACTACGATTTTGGCGGCCAGGCCAACATCGTCGAACTGTACATCTCCTACCTGCGCAAGAAGGTGGATGCCGTGCACCCGCCCATGATCCACACGGTCCGCGGCGCGGGCTACGTCATCAAACCGGCAGAGTAG
- a CDS encoding winged helix-turn-helix domain-containing protein, with amino-acid sequence MSVASGYVHISVRNANKAGQPSGLRQGFGARPAFAPGGQANSVPAAPGYAPQGYNPNSYGQLRAVQADEAAPITAPTPLVAPAAAAPVRAVPNENVARGFVLYMGIDEETAAAAGTSIAKLAQEIRAYAQSLVTGAESYAAVAVAPSSAPGSALDVVRSTFGDPTVNARQRTETARVQPAQDPRPSGVLIDLARREVHLDGESLNLTFKEFELLNYLVENGTRTVGRDELLEGLWRNAEEVPNERTIDVHIRRLRSKLGRLANTVRTVRGQGYRFYEHPEVVVWAAPEYSI; translated from the coding sequence ATGTCAGTTGCATCCGGATACGTCCACATCTCAGTCCGTAACGCCAACAAGGCAGGCCAGCCATCTGGCCTGCGGCAGGGATTCGGCGCCCGCCCCGCCTTCGCCCCGGGTGGCCAGGCAAACAGTGTTCCCGCCGCTCCGGGTTACGCACCCCAGGGCTATAATCCGAACTCCTACGGCCAGTTGCGCGCCGTCCAGGCAGACGAAGCCGCGCCAATCACCGCGCCCACGCCGCTTGTGGCCCCGGCCGCCGCCGCACCGGTCCGCGCCGTACCCAATGAAAACGTTGCCCGCGGGTTCGTCCTGTACATGGGCATTGACGAGGAAACCGCGGCTGCCGCCGGCACCTCGATCGCCAAGCTTGCCCAGGAGATCCGGGCCTATGCCCAGTCGCTGGTTACCGGAGCCGAGAGCTACGCGGCCGTCGCTGTGGCGCCGTCCAGCGCCCCCGGTTCGGCGCTCGACGTCGTCCGTTCCACCTTCGGCGACCCCACCGTCAACGCCCGGCAGCGCACCGAGACCGCCCGCGTGCAGCCGGCCCAGGATCCCCGCCCGTCGGGTGTCCTGATCGACCTCGCCCGCCGCGAAGTGCACCTCGACGGTGAGTCCCTGAACCTGACGTTCAAGGAATTCGAACTGCTCAACTACCTCGTGGAGAACGGCACCCGCACCGTGGGCCGCGACGAACTGCTCGAGGGCCTGTGGCGGAACGCCGAAGAGGTGCCGAACGAGCGCACCATCGACGTCCACATCCGCCGCCTGCGCTCCAAGCTCGGCCGCCTTGCCAACACGGTGCGTACCGTCCGTGGCCAGGGCTACCGCTTCTACGAGCACCCGGAGGTCGTTGTCTGGGCCGCTCCGGAGTACTCGATCTAG
- a CDS encoding SixA phosphatase family protein → MSAHHKKRLVLMRHAKADWPGGVADHERPLEERGHREAPLAGKWLLKHNIVPDFILCSSALRTRQTCTWVCSELGEKAPTPKLEDGLYGASALRMLAVINHVPDTVTTLMVISHMPGVQDLAMHLASRDSNHDAYMDAATRFPTSGLTVLETEKPWAELDGQDAKITHFKVPRAH, encoded by the coding sequence ATGAGTGCTCACCACAAGAAGCGGCTGGTCCTTATGCGCCACGCCAAAGCCGACTGGCCGGGCGGGGTGGCGGACCACGAGCGTCCCCTGGAGGAGCGTGGCCACCGCGAGGCCCCCCTCGCGGGCAAATGGCTGCTCAAGCACAACATCGTCCCGGATTTCATCCTGTGCTCCAGCGCTCTGCGAACTCGGCAGACGTGCACGTGGGTGTGCAGCGAACTCGGTGAGAAGGCTCCGACGCCGAAACTTGAGGACGGCCTCTACGGCGCCTCCGCACTGCGCATGCTTGCGGTCATCAACCACGTGCCGGACACGGTGACCACTCTGATGGTGATCTCCCACATGCCCGGCGTGCAGGATCTGGCCATGCACCTCGCCTCGCGGGATTCCAACCACGATGCCTACATGGATGCCGCAACGCGGTTTCCCACGAGCGGGCTGACCGTGCTGGAGACCGAGAAGCCCTGGGCGGAGCTTGATGGCCAGGATGCCAAGATCACGCACTTCAAGGTCCCGCGCGCACACTAG
- a CDS encoding TetR/AcrR family transcriptional regulator gives MSTLEADQEPAAPRKLRPGRTNATKQKLFEASMDLIGERGAAGVTVDEIAAAAGVSKGTVYYNFGSKSDLIAQLLRHGVDILEARLLSVNGGTADPLAGMEAMIGQAMDFMAEYPSFARLWVGEQWRTPSEWQDTFAELRTRLLRVIGTAIENVAAQYPVDATISRGSLEAAVFGACFVVGLDRQTYNPERSRDQSVAAIMTIMRGYVLKGPDPQG, from the coding sequence ATGAGCACGCTGGAGGCGGACCAGGAACCCGCTGCACCGAGGAAGCTCCGCCCCGGCCGGACCAACGCCACGAAGCAGAAGCTGTTCGAGGCATCCATGGACCTGATTGGGGAACGCGGCGCAGCAGGTGTGACGGTGGATGAGATCGCCGCTGCGGCCGGGGTGTCCAAGGGGACCGTCTACTACAACTTCGGCAGCAAGTCCGACCTGATCGCCCAGCTCCTGCGGCACGGCGTCGACATCCTCGAGGCCAGGCTGCTCAGCGTCAACGGCGGAACGGCGGACCCCCTGGCCGGCATGGAGGCGATGATCGGCCAGGCCATGGATTTCATGGCCGAGTATCCGTCCTTCGCGAGGCTGTGGGTGGGCGAACAGTGGCGCACTCCGAGCGAATGGCAGGACACTTTCGCCGAGCTCCGGACCAGGCTCCTGCGCGTGATCGGCACGGCAATCGAAAACGTTGCTGCGCAGTACCCGGTGGACGCCACCATTTCCCGGGGAAGCCTGGAAGCGGCCGTGTTTGGCGCCTGCTTTGTGGTGGGGCTGGACCGCCAGACATACAACCCCGAACGGAGCCGTGACCAAAGCGTTGCAGCCATCATGACAATCATGCGCGGCTACGTGCTGAAGGGGCCCGATCCTCAGGGATGA